From one Gracilibacillus salinarum genomic stretch:
- a CDS encoding winged helix-turn-helix transcriptional regulator yields the protein MKTYNIPVEAALEVIGGKWKVVILCHLIDHGTMRTSELKRRMPNITQKMLTQQLRELEADGVVKRTVYNQVPPKVEYGLTEYGDSLRPAMQMLCSWGEQHIEKTEAEMM from the coding sequence ATGAAAACATATAATATCCCCGTAGAAGCCGCCTTAGAAGTCATCGGCGGTAAATGGAAAGTGGTTATTCTTTGTCATTTGATCGACCACGGCACTATGCGGACAAGTGAACTGAAACGGAGAATGCCGAACATTACCCAAAAAATGCTGACACAACAATTAAGAGAATTAGAAGCAGATGGCGTCGTCAAGCGAACGGTATACAACCAGGTGCCGCCAAAAGTGGAATATGGCTTAACCGAATATGGTGATTCGCTACGCCCGGCTATGCAAATGCTCTGTTCATGGGGAGAACAGCATATTGAGAAGACAGAAGCAGAAATGATGTGA
- a CDS encoding helix-turn-helix transcriptional regulator, giving the protein MRLLLNNKDERFYYPHTSIQTFHPASYSQETLFTNYVVFIKQLKDHILMEKQDPLMQLLSDEFEAIKDKKYAPAMVKDWAMKAILDMNISLNALRGFKADSLDTMTEYIMYKVETIEHLEKVMKTIFNQFIEQVKELDVTQKNEDIVKVQKYVQTHLDKKLSLTAAAEHLHLNASYFSRMFKQETGEGFIEYVTRLKMEKALELVDHTTKSTEEIAYALGFETKSYFLKLFKKHHGFSPKDYRYREEARL; this is encoded by the coding sequence ATGCGATTATTATTAAATAATAAAGATGAACGATTCTATTATCCACATACCAGTATACAGACCTTTCACCCTGCATCTTATAGTCAGGAAACACTGTTCACTAACTATGTAGTTTTTATTAAACAGTTGAAGGACCATATACTAATGGAAAAACAAGATCCACTTATGCAACTGCTATCAGACGAATTTGAGGCTATTAAGGATAAAAAATACGCTCCTGCTATGGTAAAGGATTGGGCAATGAAGGCCATTCTGGATATGAATATATCGTTGAACGCCTTGAGAGGTTTTAAAGCAGATTCTCTGGATACGATGACAGAGTATATAATGTACAAAGTAGAGACGATCGAACATCTGGAAAAGGTAATGAAAACTATTTTTAATCAGTTTATTGAACAGGTGAAGGAGCTGGATGTAACACAAAAAAATGAAGATATTGTTAAAGTGCAAAAATACGTACAAACCCATCTTGATAAGAAATTATCCTTAACAGCAGCTGCAGAACACCTGCATTTAAATGCCAGTTATTTTAGCAGAATGTTTAAGCAGGAGACAGGTGAGGGTTTCATTGAATACGTAACAAGACTAAAAATGGAAAAAGCATTGGAATTAGTAGATCATACAACAAAAAGCACTGAGGAAATTGCCTATGCATTAGGGTTTGAAACCAAAAGTTATTTTTTGAAATTGTTTAAGAAACATCATGGATTCTCTCCGAAGGATTACAGGTATCGGGAGGAAGCTCGGTTATAA
- a CDS encoding response regulator yields the protein MYRVVLVDDDALVIEFLRRMIPWQQCGFEVIASFKDSQQALTYLENNSFDVLITDIGMPRLNGIELISQLRQQNITSYNIILSCHDEFRFAQQALKLEAYDYILKESMEEEHLMTVLEQLKDTIDQDRLSVSKQHKLTKFLEDNNALLKAKFLEKVMQEDQLQHTDWLKEQEQLLGINFCQEAYTVVLTYIDQYYDAMEHYANDTILQFAVNNIVEEVLGEYQQHVQVFYLKGRFLMLFPNGAEGIRYTMEKIHAHMEQFLHISVTSVVSDADLQHQ from the coding sequence ATGTATCGGGTAGTGTTAGTGGATGATGATGCACTGGTTATTGAGTTTCTGAGAAGAATGATACCATGGCAGCAATGTGGTTTTGAAGTGATAGCAAGCTTTAAAGATAGTCAGCAAGCATTAACATATTTAGAGAATAATAGCTTTGATGTGCTTATTACGGATATTGGGATGCCCAGGCTTAATGGCATTGAGCTAATCTCACAGTTAAGACAACAAAATATAACATCCTATAATATTATTCTTTCCTGTCATGATGAATTTCGTTTTGCTCAGCAAGCATTGAAGCTAGAGGCATATGATTATATATTGAAAGAATCGATGGAAGAAGAGCACTTAATGACGGTATTAGAACAATTAAAGGATACAATCGATCAGGATCGGTTATCTGTAAGCAAACAACATAAGCTGACAAAATTTCTGGAAGATAATAATGCTCTTTTAAAAGCAAAATTCCTTGAAAAAGTCATGCAGGAGGATCAGTTGCAGCATACGGATTGGCTGAAGGAACAGGAACAGTTATTAGGAATTAATTTTTGTCAGGAAGCTTATACAGTGGTACTAACGTATATTGATCAATATTATGATGCCATGGAGCATTATGCGAATGACACCATCCTTCAATTTGCTGTAAATAATATTGTCGAAGAAGTCCTAGGAGAATACCAGCAGCATGTGCAAGTGTTTTATTTAAAAGGAAGATTCCTCATGCTTTTTCCGAATGGTGCGGAAGGCATTCGTTATACAATGGAAAAGATACATGCTCATATGGAACAATTTCTACATATTAGTGTGACGTCTGTTGTGAGTGACGCGGATCTCCAGCATCAATAA
- a CDS encoding sensor histidine kinase — MKNYLLKLNQLSLRTRLIIAVILCILLPWISTYLVSNYFTKDVLEERAAKQSEDDLRMIESGIKNILDDMMYTSNYIQFDTNMNKLLKKQELIKADSPRASQQTAVNYLHISNALAGLTDMLTPAYISILFNNDLYYTNYSRVDFNPLQFKEQDWFDKLDSLSFYDTLWIGAHQNYIKSERKTDPYLITIGRKIESSTSLDAYLIISFKEEQIKEIFENMQSDHHTKLYLTNQSGEIYSSVDKQEIGETLPYNVSKKSYQVVDYQDESHLLVSYPVSYADWRLVSLVPYKSTIGSINTVTRTTILIQGGFLVIFLIGLIVLVREMTKPLVKLTNVTKSVEKGDLSARFDIPGNHDVAQLGHSFNHMLDTIETMIEQVRIQEETKRNAELDMLQAQINPHFLFNVLNAIRLQIKMKGDADSAAVIYSLSALLRMTINRNNAFIPLNEELSIVQHYVDLMNFRHQHDVKLLLSVDEQTAMKEVPRFFLQPIIENAIIHGYNEKKETIEIDAFLQEDGYLEILVQDNGIGMDTATLQKLRTKISDTTYADWKRKNAQSFNGIGLKNVYQRMKLIYGDAFDMVIDSLEGDGTIIVFRIPVE, encoded by the coding sequence GTGAAGAATTACTTACTTAAATTAAATCAACTGTCACTACGGACAAGGCTTATCATTGCCGTTATTTTATGCATTTTATTACCGTGGATAAGCACGTATCTGGTATCCAATTATTTCACAAAGGACGTGCTTGAGGAACGGGCGGCGAAACAGTCTGAAGATGACTTGCGCATGATTGAATCTGGTATTAAAAATATTTTAGACGATATGATGTACACGTCGAATTATATTCAGTTTGACACGAACATGAATAAATTACTCAAGAAGCAAGAATTAATTAAAGCAGATTCGCCTAGAGCATCGCAACAAACGGCCGTGAACTACCTGCATATCTCGAATGCGTTAGCAGGTTTGACCGATATGTTAACACCAGCCTATATTTCGATCCTTTTTAACAATGATTTATACTATACCAATTATTCAAGGGTTGATTTCAATCCGTTGCAATTCAAAGAGCAGGACTGGTTTGATAAGCTGGATAGCTTGAGCTTTTATGATACGTTATGGATCGGTGCTCACCAAAATTATATAAAGTCAGAAAGGAAGACAGATCCCTATCTAATTACAATAGGACGAAAAATTGAAAGTTCTACTTCATTGGATGCTTATCTGATTATTAGCTTTAAGGAAGAGCAAATAAAAGAAATTTTTGAGAATATGCAAAGTGACCACCATACAAAATTGTACCTGACTAACCAGTCTGGTGAGATTTATTCTAGTGTGGATAAGCAAGAGATTGGCGAAACATTACCTTACAACGTTTCAAAGAAATCCTATCAGGTTGTAGACTATCAAGATGAATCCCATTTACTTGTTTCCTATCCTGTATCGTATGCAGATTGGAGATTGGTTAGCCTGGTACCATATAAAAGCACCATTGGTTCGATAAATACTGTTACACGAACGACTATCCTGATTCAGGGCGGTTTTCTTGTGATTTTTCTAATTGGCTTAATTGTATTGGTACGAGAAATGACAAAGCCGTTGGTCAAATTAACGAATGTAACAAAATCTGTTGAGAAAGGCGATCTGTCAGCTAGGTTCGATATTCCTGGCAATCACGATGTCGCACAATTAGGTCATTCATTTAATCATATGCTTGATACGATTGAAACCATGATTGAACAAGTGCGGATCCAGGAAGAAACCAAAAGAAATGCAGAGCTGGATATGCTGCAAGCTCAGATTAATCCACATTTTTTATTTAATGTGTTAAATGCGATTCGTCTTCAAATAAAGATGAAGGGGGATGCGGATAGTGCAGCGGTGATTTATTCGTTGTCCGCATTACTTCGGATGACTATTAATCGCAATAATGCGTTCATCCCGTTAAATGAAGAGCTGTCTATTGTTCAGCACTATGTTGACTTGATGAATTTTCGACACCAGCATGATGTGAAATTGCTCCTCTCTGTAGATGAGCAAACCGCAATGAAAGAGGTGCCACGTTTTTTCTTACAGCCGATTATTGAGAACGCTATCATTCATGGTTATAATGAAAAGAAAGAGACGATAGAGATAGATGCTTTTCTGCAGGAGGATGGTTATCTCGAAATATTGGTTCAAGATAATGGAATTGGGATGGACACGGCAACCCTGCAAAAACTGCGTACTAAAATATCGGATACAACGTATGCCGATTGGAAGCGAAAGAATGCCCAATCGTTTAATGGTATCGGGCTGAAGAATGTATACCAACGGATGAAGCTGATATATGGGGATGCTTTTGATATGGTGATTGACAGTCTGGAAGGAGATGGAACGATAATTGTCTTTCGGATACCAGTGGAATGA
- a CDS encoding ABC transporter substrate-binding protein, with product MKKISWFALIGMLLMVFLAACSGNDETSSGEDGSSSDDQITLKFVHWINDDVGKWESLIAKYEEENPNVKIESMPLVENMNSEDYFKQLDLMASAGEKMDLVMFSNMNDWVKRIDAGLVAPINEYLDAEGIDINEVYNNTYPAIDGNYYGLPMKNVTNLVMINKQHLDEAGLEIPTEWTWEDYQKYAEQLTTDDHYGSYLHSWHNTHSSLKLLSKPENTMILKEDGSSNADDPMLKASLELRNQLENADKTSVPFTEILSQKLDYRQQFFSGEASMIPIASYMITEWGQFTPDFEIAWAPWPKNSADDEAYSAMGGDLVSVAQNSEHKQEAYDFMRWLTTEGIVEQGVWVPSWKEADLDTVLEKLASGTENPDAIDMESLKNALTSVQPSKSFAPPSYVTEAYTEFDAEVELYLLGEQDLETTMQNIQEKVQAVVDANQ from the coding sequence ATGAAAAAAATAAGTTGGTTTGCTTTGATTGGGATGTTACTAATGGTGTTCTTAGCAGCTTGTTCAGGGAATGACGAAACATCCAGTGGAGAAGATGGTTCATCCTCAGATGATCAGATCACCTTGAAATTCGTGCATTGGATCAATGATGATGTTGGGAAATGGGAGTCGCTGATTGCTAAATATGAAGAAGAAAATCCGAATGTAAAGATTGAATCGATGCCACTCGTCGAAAATATGAACTCGGAGGACTATTTTAAACAGCTGGATTTGATGGCATCAGCAGGAGAAAAAATGGATCTGGTCATGTTTTCTAATATGAATGACTGGGTGAAACGAATTGATGCAGGTTTGGTCGCGCCAATCAATGAATACCTGGATGCAGAGGGTATCGATATTAATGAGGTATACAATAACACGTATCCAGCGATTGATGGAAATTATTATGGCTTACCAATGAAGAATGTAACAAATCTCGTTATGATAAATAAACAGCATTTGGATGAAGCGGGTTTAGAGATTCCTACCGAGTGGACTTGGGAGGACTATCAGAAGTATGCCGAGCAATTAACAACAGATGATCATTATGGATCTTATTTACACAGCTGGCATAACACCCACTCTTCCCTGAAGCTGTTAAGTAAACCTGAAAATACCATGATTTTAAAGGAAGATGGCTCATCTAATGCGGATGATCCGATGTTAAAAGCGTCGCTAGAATTAAGAAATCAACTGGAAAATGCCGATAAAACATCGGTACCGTTCACGGAAATTCTCTCGCAGAAATTAGATTACCGTCAACAATTCTTCAGTGGAGAGGCGTCTATGATTCCGATTGCCAGCTATATGATTACTGAGTGGGGACAGTTTACACCTGATTTTGAGATTGCCTGGGCACCATGGCCAAAAAATAGCGCCGACGATGAAGCATATTCAGCTATGGGTGGTGACCTTGTATCGGTAGCGCAAAATTCCGAGCATAAGCAGGAAGCCTATGATTTCATGCGCTGGTTAACGACAGAAGGAATCGTGGAACAAGGGGTTTGGGTGCCTTCATGGAAAGAAGCGGATTTAGACACGGTCTTGGAGAAACTGGCGAGCGGAACAGAAAATCCGGATGCGATAGATATGGAATCGTTGAAGAATGCACTGACATCTGTTCAGCCTAGTAAATCTTTTGCGCCTCCTTCCTATGTAACGGAAGCCTATACAGAATTTGATGCAGAAGTTGAATTATATTTATTAGGAGAACAAGATTTAGAGACCACGATGCAAAATATCCAGGAGAAGGTGCAAGCGGTGGTGGATGCGAACCAGTAG
- a CDS encoding carbohydrate ABC transporter permease, translating to MTFRFDTKKLITTIIMAIIGLAFLMPFFWMISASLKVEEEVLTFPIQWIPETWHAIENYKEVWTGSMPFFLLYWNSIKVTVLTTLTSVTISCLAAYGFAKINFKGSNVLFLVVLATYMIPPQTLLVTQFLLYRWIGLYDTHTGLILLNSFSVFGTFMLRQFYLGISNEIIESARMDGAGHFRIFTAIALPLVRPAIATYAILRFIWTWNDFQYPLIFLRTEALYTIQLGVQSFSDQHGSVYSLMMAASVSAILPLLIIFIIGQKNVIEGIQLGGVKG from the coding sequence ATGACATTTCGATTTGACACGAAAAAATTGATCACAACTATTATAATGGCTATTATCGGTCTTGCCTTTTTAATGCCGTTCTTCTGGATGATATCCGCATCTTTAAAAGTCGAAGAAGAGGTTCTTACTTTTCCGATCCAGTGGATTCCTGAAACGTGGCATGCAATCGAAAATTATAAAGAAGTCTGGACCGGTTCCATGCCGTTTTTCCTGTTATATTGGAATTCGATTAAAGTAACGGTGTTGACAACACTGACTTCCGTTACGATCTCGTGTTTAGCGGCATATGGGTTTGCCAAAATTAATTTCAAGGGAAGCAATGTATTATTTCTAGTGGTGTTGGCTACTTATATGATTCCGCCACAAACGTTGCTAGTTACCCAATTCCTGCTTTATCGCTGGATAGGGCTATATGATACACATACAGGCCTGATTCTGTTGAATAGCTTTAGTGTGTTTGGCACCTTTATGCTTCGTCAATTTTATTTAGGTATCAGTAATGAAATTATAGAATCAGCAAGGATGGATGGTGCGGGTCATTTCAGAATTTTTACTGCGATTGCCTTGCCGTTGGTCCGCCCGGCAATTGCCACTTATGCGATATTACGATTTATCTGGACTTGGAATGACTTCCAATATCCATTAATCTTTTTGCGGACAGAGGCGCTCTATACGATACAGTTAGGTGTGCAGAGTTTTTCGGATCAACATGGTAGCGTTTACTCGCTGATGATGGCAGCTTCAGTGTCAGCGATACTACCGTTATTAATTATCTTTATTATTGGTCAGAAGAATGTCATTGAAGGCATTCAGCTCGGTGGTGTAAAAGGGTGA
- a CDS encoding carbohydrate ABC transporter permease produces MKTQSEAIDLTEQKKKAQKKARKRNGDPFSGWKENMSGYLFIAPMFLGTSLLVLFPIFASLALSFTDWNFVSGYNNVNFIGFDNFTALFSNGLFLKALKNNFVLLLAIPVTLMVSLALAVIINRYVYLKDLFKVIYFMPFISSIVAVAVVFQVMFHPTQGPINQLLMSIGIDHPPEWIADVAYSLPSVMLIMIWTSIGFNLIIYLAGLQNIPKELYEAAQIDGASAWFQFTKITIPLVSPTTFLLLVTGVISSFKVFDLIIVLTEGGPANSTLTPVVYLYQQAFIELKTGYASAIALVMFIIILIITYLQFIGQKKWVNY; encoded by the coding sequence GTGAAGACACAATCTGAAGCAATTGATCTAACAGAACAAAAAAAGAAAGCACAGAAAAAGGCACGAAAAAGAAACGGTGATCCTTTTAGCGGCTGGAAAGAGAATATGTCAGGTTATCTGTTTATTGCTCCTATGTTTCTCGGTACTTCTTTGTTAGTACTATTTCCGATATTCGCATCACTAGCGCTTAGTTTTACCGATTGGAACTTTGTTTCCGGCTATAACAATGTGAATTTTATCGGATTCGATAACTTTACGGCACTTTTTTCGAATGGGCTATTTTTAAAAGCCTTGAAAAATAATTTTGTTTTATTATTGGCGATACCGGTTACGTTAATGGTTTCCTTGGCTTTAGCCGTTATTATTAATCGGTATGTGTATTTGAAAGATTTATTTAAGGTCATTTACTTTATGCCATTTATATCGAGTATTGTAGCGGTTGCGGTTGTCTTTCAAGTTATGTTTCATCCTACGCAAGGGCCAATCAACCAATTGCTGATGTCAATCGGAATCGATCACCCACCTGAATGGATTGCCGATGTAGCCTACTCCTTGCCATCTGTCATGTTGATTATGATATGGACAAGCATTGGATTCAATCTGATCATCTATTTAGCTGGGTTACAGAATATCCCTAAGGAATTATATGAAGCTGCCCAGATAGATGGCGCTTCCGCATGGTTCCAATTCACTAAAATAACAATACCATTGGTGTCTCCGACGACATTTCTACTTTTAGTCACAGGAGTCATCTCGAGCTTTAAAGTATTCGATTTAATTATTGTACTGACAGAAGGTGGACCAGCCAACTCGACATTGACACCAGTCGTATATCTTTACCAGCAAGCCTTTATCGAATTGAAAACGGGATATGCTTCTGCTATTGCATTAGTCATGTTTATCATTATCTTAATCATCACATACCTTCAGTTTATTGGACAGAAAAAATGGGTGAATTATTAA
- a CDS encoding YesL family protein produces the protein MQFGTFTNSIYTFCNWFARLAYLNLLWICFTLIGGILLGFFPATIALLATLRQFLKGNSPAIWSTFWGYYKEEFWRSNRVGGIVAGISLLLFINFSFIQTIDSIYLLYTWIIMCCLSVLVICYTLALYVEFEQTLTMLIKNGILLTLYNPVPSLFIIFGFAAVYFLLTNIPGTGFFFSASILALVILSSANLSYRKVERKQKSSSPVSQK, from the coding sequence ATGCAATTCGGTACATTCACCAATTCCATTTATACGTTCTGCAACTGGTTTGCCAGGCTTGCTTATCTGAATCTGCTTTGGATATGCTTTACGTTAATCGGGGGCATTCTGTTGGGGTTCTTTCCAGCGACAATTGCCTTACTCGCAACATTAAGACAATTTTTAAAAGGAAACTCTCCTGCTATCTGGAGTACTTTCTGGGGTTATTATAAAGAAGAGTTCTGGAGAAGCAACCGAGTCGGAGGAATAGTAGCTGGGATAAGCTTATTACTTTTTATCAACTTCTCCTTTATCCAAACTATTGATTCCATCTATCTGTTATACACTTGGATCATAATGTGCTGTCTCTCCGTACTCGTCATTTGTTATACCTTAGCTCTTTATGTAGAGTTTGAGCAAACATTAACCATGCTGATAAAAAATGGGATACTTTTAACGCTGTATAACCCTGTTCCTAGTTTGTTCATCATCTTCGGGTTTGCTGCTGTCTACTTTTTACTGACCAACATCCCTGGCACTGGTTTCTTTTTCTCCGCAAGTATCTTAGCACTGGTTATTCTGTCATCTGCGAATCTATCGTATCGCAAAGTCGAACGCAAACAAAAAAGCAGCTCCCCCGTTTCACAAAAATGA